The Reinekea forsetii genome contains the following window.
AGCAGCGCGCTCACCACGAGCGCATCGGCTAAGGACACGCTGATCGATTTGGACAACGCCCGAGTGGGCGGCTATGGCGGACCGATGTTTAAATCCGGCCAAATTCAAAATGAACAGACCTTTGAGATAGGCGCATCCGGCGGCGCCACCTTCACCACCGGCAGGCATTCCATTGCGCTCGGCGGGGGCATCTATAGCCTGGCAAACGAATTGGATTGGGACATCGATGAACGATTGGAGATGAGTTACGGCGGCCTAATACTCGGCTACACCTATAACCCAGAAGCCTTGGCGCATGTCGACACTCAGTTGCTGTTGGGTGCTGGCGGGGTGACGATGGTGAATCTGGACGGTGCCAATTCCGACGGTACCTTTTTGGTCAGCGAGCTGACGACCCAGGTCAGTGTCAATGTCACCGACTTTATGGCCATTGGCCTCGGCGCTTCGTTTCGCCAGACCAGCGATCCAGGCATCATTGGCCTCGGCGCAAACGACCTGTCCAGCCCGGGCTTCTTTATCAGCTTCCAGTTTGGTTCGCTCTAGCATCGGCAGTTTATGATCAAGAGGCCGACGCTCTGAATGATTAGTTCGACACCGTGCCCGCAAATGGGGCGGCGTGGTTGGCCTTAAATCGGCGCTGCGCTGGACTATGGCACAGGGTTGCAAGGCGCGCTTTAGCGCCACTGTGTGGTACCATGCGAAAACTCGTCAATACGGATGCACTATGACCGAGATTGCCCTCTTCCCAATTCCCAATTGCGTCACCTTTCCAGGTACCCGCTATCCGCTGCACGTCTTTGAACCCCGCTATCGCGATATGATTCAGTTCTGCCTGGATAGCCAAACGCCGCTGGCGGTCTGCCATGTCGAGAAGCTCTTGCGCCCGTCAAAACCCGATCAGGATAGGCTGATGGTCCTGCAATCGAACCAGGCAACCTACAAACCGGTGACCATTGTTGCGGCAGGCCCCTGTCAGCTCGATGAAACGCTAGACGACGGTCGACTGATGATCCAGGTGAATATTCAACAACGTTATCGCCTACTGGAAGCCAAACAGAGTCTTCCCTTTATGATCTATGAATGTGAAGAGTATCCCGATTTACCGATGACTGATGAGAACCTCAGCGCCGCTCGTCAACTGCAAGACAAGGTGCTGCACCGCCTGATCGCGCTCACGGCGCATATGCCCGAGCTGTCCGGCGAACTGGCGTCTGCAACGTGGCAGCAAAAATCGGTCGAGGCTTTTAGTTTCGAACTCTTTAGCGTTTTGCAGATGGATGGCGACGCGATGCAGTTTATTCTCGAACAGCGCACGCCACTTGAGCGCCTAAATACCGCCCTGGAAATCCTAAACTCTATTCCGCCCTCGCTGTGAATACTCAATAGTCTGGCCAATGGTGGAAAAAGCCCTCATCTGAGGGCACATTGGGTCAGTTAAACCAGTCGAGTATCTGCTTGAAATTTTCATTATCAGGATAATCACCTTCGGACCAGCCAAGTCGAACAAGGACCAGGTCGGCATCTGGCAAGACCATCACCCGCTGCTCTCGATTTCCTCTCGCTGCGAAGCTATTGGCGGGCAAGTCTGGCCAACGCAATTGGCTATCGCCGCTGTTCAGCCACCATTGGTAACCGTACGCCTGTTCATTGTCGGAGTCGTTGGGTTGTAGCGAGTCGACGACCCATTGCTCGCTGACCAGCCGGATGCCATTAATCTCGCCCCCGTTTAACATCAATTGGCCGACCTTGGCCCAATCGCGTGCGGTCGCATAAAGATAGGAGCTGCCCATTAGTTGACCGGAGGCGTCCATCTCGAAGACGGCGCTGGTCAGACCCAGTGGGCGCAAGAACTCGTCCACCAGATAGTTCAGATCGGCCTGCTCATCGCCGCCGATGCGGTCCTGAATAATCCGGCTCAGCAGATTGGCCGAGCCCGAAGAATAGTTAAAGTGCCGCCCCGGGGCCCGAAGTTGCGGCCGTTTGAGCATATAGTCGGCCGCATCGGGTTCCTGAAACATCATCCGCACTGCCGTATCACCCGGATCGTAATCTTCCTGATAATCCAGTCCATCGGTCATCTGCAACAGATCGCGAATACTGATATCGGCCCGAATATCCTTATGCCAACTTGGAAACAGATCGGTTTCAGCAACATTAACCTTACCGACCATCACCAGATGACCGAGCACCAGCGCATTGACGCTCTTGGTCATCGACCAGCCCAGCAGCGGCGTGTGTTGATCGACACCCGCGCTATAGGACTCGGCCACCACCCGGCCCCGATAGGCCACGAGTAGCGCTCGAGTATCGAGACCGGCGGCATTATCGCTCGCCAACAGCTTATCGAGTCGCGCCTGAATCCCCGGGTCTAAGCTGACCACGGCGTTGCCTTTCGGCCAAGCGGCCTGCGCCGCCCGCATCACTGGCCAACGCAGTGCTTGGCGCGTGGTCACGCCGGGGTAATCGATCGCGCAACCAATGCCGGGTTGGTAACTGGCACTGCGCGACTTCACACCGAGCAGCGTCGCCGAGACACGCTGCAGAGCATCATCATATTGGTAATCCAGTAGCGCTAAGATCGGCGCATAGACGCGAATATCGGCGGCACTGGTACGCGCATCATAGCCGCTCACGAACCGTGCCGAGCAGGCCAACTTGGCGCCGATGCCCGTCGCTACGGACGGGGCGTTATAGAGATAGAGGGGAGTGTAACCCATGCCCCAATAGGCTAAGGCATACAGGCTGATCACCGTAAGACAGGATAGAATAAGGATTTTACGCAACAGTTTTAGCATGGCGCGAACCGAGTATAGGTAAGCTGCGCACCTTAGCATGGGACTATAAAAAGCAACAGCAGAGGCCCATGCGGGCGGGACAGCGGTCGAGTAAAACGTGGTGCCATCTAGGTGGATCTAGATGAGCAGACATAAAAAAGCCGAGTCAAGACTCGGCTCATGGCTTTCGCTATGAACTAGTTGCGGTTGAGCGCATTCAGTTCGGTGAAGGCCTGTTCCAAACGGCCCACCAAGCTAACTTGCGCGGCGCGCAACCAGGCTCGAGGATCGTAGTATTTTTTGTTTGGCGCATCAGGACCCGTTGGGTTACCGATCTGGCCTTGCAAGAAGCCTTCATTGCTTTGGTAATATTCACGTACACCGTTCCAAGTCGCCCATTGGGTATCGGTATCGATGTTCATCTTGACCACGCCGTAACCGATTGACTCTTTAATTTCCGCGGGTGACGAACCAGAACCGCCGTGAAAAACGAAGGTCAGGCCATTTTCAGCCAGGCCGAATTTCTCACCACAGTAGGTCTGTGAGGCGGCTAGAATGCCCGGTCGCAGTTTTACATTACCAGGCTTGTAGACACCGTGAACGTTACCAAAGGATGCCGCGATGGTGAAACGATGGGACACCGCGCTGAGCACCTCATAAGCATGGG
Protein-coding sequences here:
- a CDS encoding serine hydrolase domain-containing protein, with protein sequence MLKLLRKILILSCLTVISLYALAYWGMGYTPLYLYNAPSVATGIGAKLACSARFVSGYDARTSAADIRVYAPILALLDYQYDDALQRVSATLLGVKSRSASYQPGIGCAIDYPGVTTRQALRWPVMRAAQAAWPKGNAVVSLDPGIQARLDKLLASDNAAGLDTRALLVAYRGRVVAESYSAGVDQHTPLLGWSMTKSVNALVLGHLVMVGKVNVAETDLFPSWHKDIRADISIRDLLQMTDGLDYQEDYDPGDTAVRMMFQEPDAADYMLKRPQLRAPGRHFNYSSGSANLLSRIIQDRIGGDEQADLNYLVDEFLRPLGLTSAVFEMDASGQLMGSSYLYATARDWAKVGQLMLNGGEINGIRLVSEQWVVDSLQPNDSDNEQAYGYQWWLNSGDSQLRWPDLPANSFAARGNREQRVMVLPDADLVLVRLGWSEGDYPDNENFKQILDWFN
- a CDS encoding LON peptidase substrate-binding domain-containing protein codes for the protein MTEIALFPIPNCVTFPGTRYPLHVFEPRYRDMIQFCLDSQTPLAVCHVEKLLRPSKPDQDRLMVLQSNQATYKPVTIVAAGPCQLDETLDDGRLMIQVNIQQRYRLLEAKQSLPFMIYECEEYPDLPMTDENLSAARQLQDKVLHRLIALTAHMPELSGELASATWQQKSVEAFSFELFSVLQMDGDAMQFILEQRTPLERLNTALEILNSIPPSL